The DNA sequence gtctatgtttattttcatgatatttcttattttaaaaaaatatttaaatagtcaggtcgattttccctaatacggaggtatgattttggtcagagcctaaaaatctggtaattttaagttctatGAATAGGGCCGTAAAAGGAGATCATATACCTAACCTAATACAGAGTTACCTGGAAATATCTACCACcgtaataggaaaactactcgtgtttttaataatcctaattctgacccatcaaaaattcgaCAAACAAGAGAATGTAAATGCTTAATCAAATGATAACAGAATTTTGGCTCAGATgtgtaaaactcaaatcaacagttatacgaaataaatgatttgtgataCATTGAAATACACCAGCTTCCTATTTTTACCCcttctaagaaacaaacattttgtactcaaccgttttcatatttaactggatttctaattaagaacacataccgcaaaatatggtttctaatttatcagattaataattatttcaactaatcttggaattaattcaataagtaaataaaatgaaagttataaacaattaaacatgcccagtatttttccatttcggagttatgccaccgtattaggattaatctataaaatttgtatcgtattgtaatttgtatctattacggcggtattttatttcttattttttgggtagaaaatgacttacaaatatgaaacaagctatttaaatagtgaGTGTAATGTAAGGTTCAAATCCCacataattgattttttatcaactattttcacataataaattatttgctgtAATTATATtgctactagcggtccgccccggcttcgcccgtggtacatattcacgttttctctacataagaaccatcctcgtatttcaaggaatataataaaaaaagaattaaagaaatcggttcagctgttctaaagttatgcgcttaccaacacattttgggattcatttttatatcttcttaatatatataaatctcgtgtcacaatgtttgtcctcaatggactcctaaaccacttaaccgattataataaaattcgcacaccatgtgcagttcgatccaacttgagagataggatagtttaaacatgtaggtaccacgggcgaagccggggcgaaccactagtattgctataaaaaatatcttaaagcGCCAATAGTGTATGTAACTAAATTATTGaagggttaaaaataaaagaggtTATTTATGcacttaaaaatttataatttttatcgtTTTCCTCCAATGCGAGTTGTTGGTTTCTGTGAGACTTTCGCAGCCTTAGCTTTAGGAGGAGCCTTTACTTTAGTTGGAGGTGCGGTGGTCTTCTTTGCTGCTTTGGTTGACTTCTTAGCTTCCTTGGCAGCcctggaaaaaaaataaaattcagcaTACAACCAACCAATTCAGTGGCCCTATAACTAGTTCTTTTCACTTTATTTACCAGCATTTACACATTTTACACACATCATTTCTCAtacaaattgtaatttttagttaTGCATGAGATGAGTATATTGCCCAACATTACCCTCAATACTTTCGAACCCCAAAGCAGACAGATCTTTTCAGTAAGGGGGTCAAAACCATGGGTTAATTTTAACATCATTACTGTGAGATCACTTGaatgaatgttaaaattataatgaacataatgttataattttttcaagcATTACAATGCGCGGCAGGCCCAGGACAAGATGGCGGGACGAGCTTGATTCCCATTTAGCAGATTGGAGCAAAATTGCTCAAAATAGGGAGAAATGGATTGAGGGAAGAGAGGCCTTTGCTCAGCAGTGGGACAGCCATggctcataataataataaattacaataaacaataaaacatgcAAATAAACTCACTTGATAGCCTGTTCTCGTTGCGCTTTCCTGACTTCGGGTTTCATGTTCCTCTTAGCCATGATGTCACTGAGAGAAGCACCAACAATAGCCCTTTGGAACTTTTGAGTTCTGCGGGTGCGCTTCTTAGTCTGTTCCTCCTCTTGACCCTTCTTGAACTTGCGCCTGGTGAAATAATTGTacagttagtaataaaatatactaaaaccatGTCCTTTAAGGTGCTTCTAAATGGGCTATATTTTCCTGCAATATGTGGCTGCAACACAGTGGCCGGAAACATTGCGAGCAATTCCAGCCACACTACGCAATATTGCAGCAATGTCCCGGAAACATGTTTGATATTGCAGGATTTGCAGGCATTGCAGCGAATGGCCGATATTGTTTTGATAGGTTGCTGGACGATCGCTGAGCTGTCGATTTAACTGCAATGTTGCCCAGCcagttttattgttgtttcaGTCGCTCTCTATTGTTATGATATAGTGCATCCTTTTCTACACGACGTGAAGTTGGCTGTGAGTGCAGCTGTGCCGTGCCATGACTAATTGCTATATTCTGTGCAGTTAtcatgttgttttgttttggttTTCGGATAAAGTGAATTAAACTGAGTTAATATAAATGACTAATACATGGACTAACGAGATGGTGTTtgattttatcaattaaattcatttacaTCCTGAGTTATGGGATACGAAAAGCGGAATTTACAAAGACAGAATCGCAAAAAAAGCTGGATGGCTGGATGAAAAATTTGGCATAACCAGCAACGAagcctataaaaatatacatataggcTGCTGCGACGAGTATGATTTCGTCAGCCATTGTTGCCGGTTTGTGTGGCCCGTTTAGGAGTCTGCATCATGCGCCATACTATTGCAGACATATTGCAACACATGGTTCGGCCATAGATTGCTCGGCCATCGtggcaataaaatatttttgtgatggCCGGGCAATAAGTTGCCAATAGTGCAGCTACAAATTGCAGAAAAATGTTGCCCGTTTAGAAGCACCTTTATATGGACACAAATAGATCATAATCCAGTAAAAGATAACctgtaaacaaaaacattgtGCAATTAATTTGCAATTGGATGAAATCCTATcctaagtacctatgtaattaaaaaaataaaatagtctaAATGAATTGGTTAAGTTTATAACATATTAGgaatttttgattatttttattagttctACTATTTTACATTAGCTTAATGATTgtgatttattaaacaaatctACACAGCacaaagttataaaaattaaaaatattacctgTAAAGGACAGTCCATGTCACCTTACGTGGGTTTCTTCTCATGAGGTGAGCAGCTTCACATTTGGAGTTCAGGAATGTGAAGGTCTGAAATACACAAAATGCAAAATTCTAAGTTAATTTTCAGTCGTAAAGTTAAATCATCTAAATAATGTCTAATGAGATCAAAAGTCTAATGTTCATTATGTTCAAAATAATAGCAACTTTAATAATAAGACTTGTAAGATTATTTGTTATAGATGTAGATATACCGTAATAGACATAATATGTTCTCCACACATGCATCCCAATCTCAAGTGTATTCAGAAACATAAACCTAGGTGAAGGTTAGTTATTTGTTTACAGCATTtgtactatattttatatcttatgTACCGATTCGTGTATGCTATGTAAAATGAATTGAATGAAAAAGAGATTTTGTCTAATAATTTACCTTTCCATCCACTTTAACCATGGTCTTCCCATGGCCGGGATATATTTTGTAGCCACTGTAGGCGCAAAGTCCGatcctgaaaataaaacacacataaTGTAGTCAACACACAACACTTTATTTTGCAGATAATCACCACGACAATCACAAAgtgattaattatattattttaaattaaaaatcttaacCACAACGTACTTCATTTTGACTTCTGTGAAGAAAGAAAGAGCTAGCTAGCAATGGGATTTATGGGACAAACGCCTCTTTGACACTGACAAATGACAATTGACAatgacattatatttttttccttgctTGCACGCTaaaaggccctactcacggttcaacacaaccaacaatctgctgaaacaatttgttgcagtcgcgattgagcgttctctactcacgattcatccaaccctcaatctgatgacacaatttcattccgtttccgcgattgcttgccacaacgtgtgcacgtcacgttgatgcctggcctgatgctaaacctcaacgcaataatacgcattattaatggatatactaatttatgaaatataagataattatctttgtaaagcttgtattttttccaattttattgatagatttcaagggctataaagtataaaatataaacatcttcctcaaatatgtaaaaatgtctttcccgcgtttatttcaaaaccgccattttgcgattaacgcggcagcgcgattgagccgagattggagcaatcacaatactcacgtttcaacacgcacacaatcctaaaataatacaatgcaCAAAttagagcaataaacctactTGCAGGTCTTGTAGGTACAGTAGCCTACgcacgattcaatttcagtaacaatctgttgacacaatctgcagtgagctgacagattgtgtcgtgaatagtatagttgagggcacattgggggcgtaacccaacatgttgtgtattggatcggcgcggaagcaacccgacaaattgtctcagcagattgtgtgcgtgttgaaacgtgagtattgtgattgctccaatctcggctcaatcgcgctgccgcgttaatcgcaaaatggcggttttgagataaacgcgggaaagacatttttacatatttgaggaagatgtttatattttatagccgtttatactttatagcccttgaaatctttcaataaaattggaaaaaatacaagctttacaatgataattatcttatatttcataaattagtatatatccattaataatgcgtattattgcgttgaggtttagcatcaggccaggcatcaacgtgacgtgcgtcgtgcacacgttgtggcaagcaatcgcggaatgaaattgtatcagcagattgagggttggatgaatcgtgagtagagaacgctcaatcgcgacttcaacaaattgtgtcagcagattgtgggttgtgttgaaccgtgagtagggcctttaCGTCTTGTACTCCCTTAATTGTACTGCCCTAaagtagcctactcacgattcaatttcagtaacaatctgttGACTGTggctgttttccaattacagagcaTAATGCGACTCAGTGGCGCACAATGCCGAATTATGCTGATGCTTAATTGGAACGTGAAACGCAACAGCAGGTTGCGCTAAGTtcagtgttgaaaaaaaaaaattcatagagTTAGCAACAACCTcattaatgtgtaaataaagtggtatacataataattggttgaaaactatttacggttattttaagtaatttggattttgattatttcattaacatttttttcaatgtttttaccttcatccatacttatatttatttttttaacacaatttgaattaactttgattatatcgaaaaaactacaatgaaacgaaagctttaaatttttttccaacaattAATGATAAATCGATTGCACGCATCAATTCACGCGCATTAATTTTAAGAGTGCTCGATTGTGCGAAGCGTTGCTGTAGTTGGAACACTCAACGTTAAGCATTATGCCGCATAATGCGCTCTAgtgctgtaattggaaaacggggacaatctgcagtgagctgacagattgtgtcgtgaatagtatagttgagggcacgttgggggcgtaacccaacatgttgcgaattggatcggcgcggaagcaacccgacaaattgtctcagcagattgtgtgcgtgttggaacgtgagtattgtgattgctccaatctcggctcaatcgcgctgcgcagtaatcgcaaaatggcggttttgagataaacgcgggaaagacatttttacatatttgaggaagatgtttatattttatagccgtttatactttatagcccctgaaatctatcaataaaattggaaaaaatacaagcattacaaagataattatcttatatttcataaattagtatatccattaataatgcgtattattgcgttgaggtttagcatcaggccaggcatcaacgtgacgtgcacacgttgtggcaagcaatcgcggaaacggaatgaaattgtgtcatcagattgagggttggatgaatcgtgagtagagaacgctcaatcgcgactgcaacaaattgtttcagcagattgttggttgtgttgaaccgtgagtagggcctttaAGATAGATCATTATGGTACTGCCATACTTTCTGTCTGAGCTGCCCCGTGGTTGCcccaattatataaaaatcttttagaaaatgttttttataaattttattttagcttGTTATTTTAGCTTGCTTACCAACAActtagagcgttttcacattggaCTAAGATTTGGGCCAAATTTGGGCAATGGGAAACGAAAGCACCACGGTCAACCCGCAACAGTAATTttgacattaattaataatttaatcatttatttattttctcctgttttgttttgtttataagcTTAgtatataagcttcttgtgtTTTGTGATTTGTGAGTGTCAATCATGTCGAGTAATGTGTCAATGCATTAATGCAATGTCAGCTGGCTGTCAAAACGACAAGAACGGAGAACCtacttagagcattaaaccaacCGGAGACGACACGCGCAATTCTTTCATAGTCAAAAAGTCTGTCATTTCCTGCGGGGGGAACGagtaaacacatttaaatagtGTTAACACAAACGCATTTTGAGATTACGTCGCTACAACACGCACACGACAAAATAATCAAACACCAGCATGACTATACACATACAAGTACAAACCTTggtacaaacacacacatagacACCGTGTCTGTATTCAACGTCAATGTAAACATCGATAGTGCGAAAACGCGTCGATAATTTAagtcgataataattataatacttatcgATACTTTATGCTCAATgaatttagaattttaattttaatgataaattaaatatttgtgatTTGTGACATCTAAGTATTCATAACGAATAACAAGTTGAGAGGTCGTCGTGACGTCGATTTGACACTTTCAAAACAATGAATAtgcgtaacaaaaataaagatgTAGTATAACCTCTATAGTAATTTTCtagttttcaaaaattcatatctcaaaaactaaaagtttccGTCAATTGCAAATTTTAGATTTAGGTTCCGTAGGACAACAGCtaaccacaaaaaaatttacgCCTCTCAACTCGACGTCCCATAAAGTTAAGCTTAATACcatttttttgtgaatgtcacaatttacatataaaacaagaaataGTGAACAAAAAGACAGCTTCGTCGTTCatttacatcatttatttacaaatatttacatttattttaacgcaGAAACACTAGTTAGTGCTAGTCCGTTTAGGAGTCCATGAAACATGATTCGCATTCGGAGATCGAATCCAAACATCCCGAATCACAGCAGCTTTTAgaaatctgaaaataaaatgagaaTGAAACAAActgataaaatttatcatcatcagccaTAAGACGCCCACGGctggataatatttatatcgatattattCTTTTACCGTCCCATCCCTAATTTTTATGCAGTGATACCAGAATAACGAATTAAAAATGCCTTTTTACGTACATGTTACGAACGTAAGTAAttgcattataattaataaaatacaaacttaaacttggtatactataaaatattaaagaaaaacatgtGTTGGagataaacaataaatgaatttgCAAACGGTATTTATCATTAATTCATAAagtttatacaaattatacttCACGTTATTTATGGTTTCTTTggctaaattttattactctataataacaaatatgaacggtgataaaagttataattaaatattaaaacagtctacgtaggtactttaaaatttacccAAAAGTGGATGTAGTACCATTATGTGGCAACACTTTTACATTGACAATATATTTCAGTATTTTGCAAATTTGCTgcaatatttcacaatattttgatgtaaaagTACTTACAGATGAAAAGTAACATTATCCTTAATTACATTCCACGTTTCTGACCACTTCTTACACGTAAATTCACTTCAATTTGGCATATTTCGCTCCGGTTTTTTCACGTTCACTGACA is a window from the Colias croceus chromosome 7, ilColCroc2.1 genome containing:
- the LOC123693354 gene encoding 60S ribosomal protein L24 is translated as MKIGLCAYSGYKIYPGHGKTMVKVDGKTFTFLNSKCEAAHLMRRNPRKVTWTVLYRRKFKKGQEEEQTKKRTRRTQKFQRAIVGASLSDIMAKRNMKPEVRKAQREQAIKAAKEAKKSTKAAKKTTAPPTKVKAPPKAKAAKVSQKPTTRIGGKR